The Plasmodium knowlesi strain H genome assembly, chromosome: 14 genome has a segment encoding these proteins:
- a CDS encoding GPI ethanolamine phosphate transferase 3, putative has product MKDKVKYNRFGNFLSNHVLIFFLIFLLNLLIFISFINGFLFPREGITNKSEDLETFSRKVFGDEYIESQKNKKDVHSIVNPPYDRIVVLLIDALRFDFTLYDPNYKKELENDESVDEEEKTSKEVRFFQNNMMNLHHMLKTEKDKTMLFLFQADAPTVTTSRLKSMVIGSIPNYLDLNENFSPSDDIQDNFIEQLYYNRKTVTAIGDDTLVKLTKNVSRKLVYESFNIFDLYELDNKSKNHFYEEYPLDYWDLLYVHVLGVDHVGHVGKPNSRKMKSVLKDFDIFVNDIIQKVKSEEKKKTLFVLFGDHGQTRTGDHSGFSADETDSSLFIYSPLKFMPLDKNINNKSFILYDKDNLDRTNSDSLYEFSTCGSDKDQCFVESYKNYHSYLNDLNKDRTYFYDVRFTKQINLVSTLSFLIGSTIPFCNVGNVIMDFIPKAYKDDAPSAPASFRTSNYGEEGNESESNSSSGDPLGEDKSSEKSKPNVPRNGDDENYSKLYHEVLNLHYIAELNYANLWQINRYLKEYETHYRVIKNEDYFFIKNNWKHIEEEMVRFFQPNKKFLDIEEILTSEKEDYIKYINKMRNLMDVTQKYFYVIFAAKKPSFIVLCFIVNIFFLMIFNIFYLNSKLNCYYKSISTGTFILLLTIFFIVLLPLDMYNKCLHLLVLPFLFILIVVGIFFSRNKYTDFFRFISYVKVSLVCSNLPDANLKKYTAIQPGDKHSTYQEKTQYSKLGDHTKNNFLRKSFLFFKCLYIIIRRSIALSINIVLPYIFNITKCIFTVKKKIFKYLMNNNYFFFVFIWSSCELSFYYIFKERHCIHFLLIVYVVLSLFKCESFFSLHLLRGLALLTVLVVNTAFSFTPGYFEHDMEKLYLKKSMLQMALPISLYFFSTLFINCGSNKLLKREIKIITLLGWTVQFALVLLYFLKINEQVIFWNPLGVYLTTFLLYLFIIFRKSSLIQEEKVQEPLQKVQEVCITLFLILFSSLQLSLIAYSNTNLSVLVFFYTTLFCFYFFFLSTNNLEENKDMNNIKIKWIEENKQVHMFSNLDDEKKTVEIRNVNTWVKEKFDLKLVHQKCTLLDKCKCLEETDATQIQIYKLIKNLPFFSLSDTDFYLLAAILIKYTFFLTGQKFVVNSLPLTSAYIGFNKYVWPISQVYIFIHIFFPMLFSLLFILYVFNMRKIKMLMYFKGVDIYNFYFYPLINFFFKSIFLFCCKCLTALWVAFYLELHLMLYDYFLPNFLFLTSINLVFIVSSILMLSLTKYIFLR; this is encoded by the exons ATGAAGGATAAGGTGAAATACAACCGTTTCGGTAATTTCCTATCCAATCATGTGTTAATATTCTTCCTGATTTTTCTGTTGAACCTGCTGATATTTATCTCCTTCATCAATGGCTTCCTATTCCCGAGAGAAGGAATCACGAACAAGTCGGAAGACTTGGAAACGTTTAGCAGGAAGGTGTTTGGCGATGAGTACATAGAATCacagaagaataaaaaagatgtCCACTCCATTGTGAATCCGCCGTATGATAGAATAGTGGTTCTACTGATAGATGCCCTGAGGTTTGATTTTACACTGTACGATCCTAATTATAAGAAGGAGCTGGAAAATGATGAATCGgtagatgaagaagaaaagactTCAAAGGAGGTgagatttttccaaaataatATGATGAATTTACACCATATGTTGAAGAcagaaaaagacaaaacaATGCTATTTCTATTCCAAGCAGATGCACCTACAGTTACCACGTCTAGATTAAAATCCATGGTCATTGGGTCCATACCAAATTACCTAgatttaaatgaaaacttcAGTCCAAGTGATGATATACAAGATAATTTTATAGAGCAACTTTACTATAATAGAAAAACAGTTACAGCTATCGGGGATGACACACTCGTGAAATTGACAAAGAATGTATCCAGGAAATTAGTATACGAAAGTTTTAACATCTTCGATTTGTATGAACTAGACAACAAATCGAAGAATCACTTTTATGAAGAGTATCCTTTGGATTATTGGGATCTTTTGTATGTACACGTTTTGGGGGTAGATCACGTAGGCCATGTAGGAAAACCTAATTCTAGGAAGATGAAAAGTGTACTAAAAGATTTCGATATTTTTGTAAACGATATAATACAGAAGGTTAAAtcggaagagaagaagaaaactctTTTCGTACTGTTTGGTGACCATGGACAAACACGCACAGGGGATCACAGTGGGTTCAGTGCAGATGAGACGGATAGCTCTCTGTTTATCTATTCCCCATTGAAATTTATGCCTCTAGATAAAAACATAAATAATAAGTCCTTTATTCTATACGATAAGGATAATCTGGACAGAACCAACTCTGATTCTCTCTATGAATTTAGTACCTGTGGATCTGACAAGGATCAGTGCTTTGTAGAAAGCTATAAAAATTACCATTCCTATTTGAACGATTTGAACAAGGACAGAACTTACTTCTACGATGTTAGGTTCACCAAGCAAATAAACTTGGTGAGTACGTTGTCGTTTCTGATTGGATCCACTATCCCCTTTTGCAATGTGGGAAATGTTATTATGGATTTTATCCCGAAGGCGTACAAGGATGATGCTCCATCTGCCCCTGCGTCTTTTAGAACTTCTAACTatggagaggaaggaaacgAAAGTGAAAGCAACTCTTCCAGTGGGGACCCCCTGGGAGAAGATAAGTCCTCGGAGAAAAGTAAACCCAATGTACCACGGAACGGAGATGATGAAAACTACTCCAAATTATACCACGAAGTGCTAAATTTGCATTACATCGCAGAACTGAACTACGCAAACTTGTGGCAGATAAATAGATACCTAAAGGAGTACGAAACACACTATAGGGTGATAAAGAATgaagattatttttttattaaaaataactGGAAACatatagaagaagaaatggtgCGATTTTTTCaaccaaataaaaaattcctaGACATAGAAGAAATTCTAAcaagtgaaaaggaagactacataaaatatataaacaaaatgagaaatcTTATGGACGTTACccagaaatatttttacgtaaTTTTTGCTGCAAAAAAACCATCCTTTATTGTCCTTTGCTTCATAGtgaatatattctttttgatgatatttaatatattttatctAAACTCAAAATTGAATTGCTACTACAAGTCCATTTCAACTGGTACTTTCATTCTTCTCCtcactatttttttcattgtccTTCTTCCACTCGATATGTATAATAAGTGCCTCCACCTACTCGTTCTGCCATTCCTGTTCATACTTATTGTCGTtggaattttcttctccagaAATAAGTACACAGATTTTTTCCGATTCATTAGCTATGTCAAGGTGTCTTTGGTATGTAGCAACCTTCCAGACGCAAACTTGAAGAAATACACAGCTATACAACCGGGGGATAAGCACTCCACTTATCAGGAGAAAACTCAATATTCCAAACTGGGGGATCATACCAAGAACAATTTTCTTCGAAaaagcttccttttttttaaatgtctTTATATCATAATCAGAAGGAGTATCGCACTAAGCATAAATATAGTTTtaccatatatatttaacaTTACGAAATGCATTTTCActgtaaaaaagaagatatttAAATATCTAATGAATAAtaactacttcttttttgtcttcATTTGGAGTTCATGTGAATTGTCCTTCTACTACATATTTAAGGAGAGGCATTGCATCCACTTCCTGCTAATTGTTTACGTGGTGCTTTCTCTGTTCAAGTGCGAGTCCTTCTTCTCCCTGCACCTTTTGCG CGGACTGGCCCTCCTCACCGTCCTAGTCGTTAACACAGCGTTCAGCTTCACGCCGGGATATTTCGAGCATGACATGGAAAAGTTGTACCTGAAGAAATCCATGCTGCAAATGGCGTTACCCATttctctatatttttttagtaCCTTATTTATAAATTGCGGTTCTAACAAACTactgaaaagggaaataaaaattatcacGTTACTAGGATGGACAGTGCAGTTCGCTTTAGTacttttgtattttcttaaaataaaCGAGCAAGTGATATTTTGGAATCCACTAGGTGTTTACTTGACGACATTTTTGTTGTACCTGTTCATCATATTCAGAAAAAGCAGCCTAAtacaagaggaaaaagtacaGGAACCACTCCAGAAGGTACAGGAAGTTTGTATAACTCTCTTCCTGATActgttttcttcccttcagTTATCGCTCATCGCGTATAGCAACACAAACCTGAGTGTTTTGGTGTTCTTCTACACAacgttattttgtttttactttttttttctgagtaCGAATaatttggaagaaaataaagatatGAATaacattaaaataaaatggattgaagaaaataaacagGTGCATATGTTTAGCAATTTGGacgacgaaaaaaaaacggttgAAATAAGAAATGTGAATACATGggtgaaggagaaatttgACCTCAAACTTGTGCACCAGAAATGTACCTTGCTAGATAAGTGCAAATGTCTGGAGGAAACAGATGCCACGCAAATTCAAATTtacaaattaataaaaaatcttccatttttttctctcagtGATACCGATTTTTATTTACTCGCAGCTATACTTATAAAATACACCTTCTTTTTAACTGGCCAAAAATTTGTTGTAAATAGCTTACCCCTGACATCAGCATACATTGGTTTTAATAAATATGTTTGGCCCATAAGTCAGGTTTATATCtttattcacatttttttcccgatGTTATTTTCGcttctcttcattctttATGTTTTCAATatgaggaagataaaaatgctGATGTATTTTAAGGGGGTGGATATTTACAATTTCTACTTCTATCCATTGATtaactttttcttcaa GAGCATTTTCTTATTCTGCTGCAAGTGTCTCACGGCCCTGTGGGTGGCTTTCTACCTGGAGCTCCACCTCATG CTCTACGACTACTTCCTGccaaatttccttttcctcacaTCAATCAATCTTGTGTTCATcgtttcttccattttaatGCTATCCCTGACGaagtacatatttttaagatga
- a CDS encoding histone-lysine N-methyltransferase, putative, translating into MTYIRHPAAEKMVKLVMTRRRFHNYFAKDTLRQILKNEQINFNELHNRVYVGSSPLNGVGMFSFNEIKKNEIIEICPTIKMKNEDIPEKLVNYLFESKKENMNTQVVRIVTKRRDTINYKLLPLGYGILYNHSDSPNAFVHIVSLREEKEKKLDDLNKDEKNETITSDQIMIFRAQRDIQKNEEVFISYGLSWWKVIYGRNGSLVEKTQKGLKNDILK; encoded by the exons ATGACATATATAAGGCATCCCGCGGCGGAAAAAATGGTTAAATTGGTAATGAccagaagaaggtttcacAATTACTTTGCAAAAGATACGCTAagacaaattttaaaaaatgaacaaataaattttaacGAGCTTCACAACAGAGTGTACGTTGGAAGTTCACCTCTTAACGGGGTTGGTATGTTCTCAtttaacgaaataaaaaaaaatgaaatcatTGAAATATGCCCGACgatcaaaatgaaaaatgaagatatcCCAGAAAAGTTGGTTAATTATTTATTCgaaagcaaaaaagaaaacatgaACACACAAGTAGTACGAATTGTCACGAAAAGGAGAGACACTATCAATTATAAACTTCTACCCCTGGGCTACGGAATTTTATATAATCATTCAGATTCTCCAAATGCCTTTGTTCATATAGTGTCGTTgagggaagagaaggaaaaaaagctTGACGATCTTAACAAGGATGAGAaaaat GAGACAATAACATCCGACCAAATAATGATTTTTCGCGCACAAAGGGATATCCAAAAGAACGAGGAAGTTTTCATTTCGTATGGGCTCTCGTGGTGGAAGGTAATCTACGGACGAAATGGCTCACTAGTTGAAAAAACTCAAAaaggattaaaaaatgacatatTAAAATGA
- a CDS encoding geranylgeranyl transferase type-2 subunit beta, putative has translation MDLDLNLHEKYFLNTIKEKLAKNTPDTSVSSKYESIFISGIFWVLSGLTIVRKNRKSLDEVLDRKVIDTLYSLVMECLEKKKIKKKYIYKLKKEKYFLSNEDIDQIIGESQSGPSGLYAVTCSRGEDRGLPTRCKNVPTGHKKMCDEKAILTEERNAEFIASPECSNRVEGEESNKMVKMTSVGKRKKKRFHLCGFSPCKKSNLYEANVISTLSAIQVLFLLNKISEEDISTKMILEMYNFVYFLFDEKKGFYHFSLNNAKFQFDGDIRFMFCALSVLHFLSLLLKKRNVHISLYNNDERCAHWILTCLNLDGGFSNVPGSESHAGTTFCAINSLKLLRLRGGENYLSNNGLLRGKLIRWLCDRYDNFGINGRIGKDHDVCYAWWVLGSLVALKTNLTELFNVKILITFILMCQDKEKGGFSRTAIKNNVSGNKPFNFYDRENLSHQEADLFHTFFALCAISLIYHNFCHYKKKNRKRFQLFGGDVIPQQLESTLAQMVNVHVSFAMPLRMTYSAPFPVADCVCDR, from the exons ATGGACTTGGACCTAAACCTACATGAGAAATACTTCCTAAATaccataaaagaaaaattagcaaaaaaCACTCCTGACACCAGCGTATCTAGTAAATATgaatccatttttatcaGTGGCATTTTTTGGGTCCTAAGCGGGCTCACAATAGTAAGGAAGAACAGGAAGAGCCTCGATGAGGTGCTCGACAGGAAAGTAATAGATACCCTCTACTCCCTAGTAATGGAAtgtttggagaaaaaaaaaattaaaaaaaaatacatttacaagttaaaaaaggaaaagtacttTTTATCAAATGAGGACATTGATCAAATAATTGGTGAGTCACAAAGTGGTCCTAGCGGTTTGTACGCGGTGACTTGTTCCAGGGGGGAAGACAGAGGATTACCAACCCGGTGCAAAAATGTTCCCACGGGTCATAAAAAGATGTGTGACGAAAAGGCAATTTTAACGGAAGAAAGGAATGCGGAATTTATAGCTAGCCCAGAATGTTCAAACCGAGTGGAAGGGGAAGAGTCtaacaaaatggtgaagatgACAAGTGtgggcaaaaggaaaaaaaagagatttcACTTATGTGGATTCAGTCCATGCAAGAAAAGCAACCTATATGAGGCGAATGTAATATCCACCTTAAGCGCCATACAAGTATTGTTTCTGttgaataaaataagtgaAGAAGATATAAGCACTAAAATGATTCTGGAGATGTACAATTTTGTATACTTCCTttttgatgaaaagaaaggttTCTACCACTTCTCACTGAACAATGCAAAGTTTCAATTCGATGGCGATATTCGTTTCATGTTCTGTGCCTTGTCagttttacattttttatccctcttattgaaaaaaaggaatgttcaTATTAGTTTGTATAACAATGATGAGAGATGTGCCCACTGGATATTAACCTGTTTGAACTTGGATGGAGGTTTTTCGAATGTCCCAGGGTCAGAGTCACATGCAGGCACGACCTTCTGTGCGATAAATTCATTAAAGTTGTTGAGGCTCAGGGGCGGTGAAAACTACTTGTCAAATAATGGCCTCTTACGGGGAAAACTAATTAG ATGGCTCTGCGATAGATATGACAACTTTGGCATTAATGGACGAATCGGAAAGGATCACGATGTCTGTTACGCGTGGTGGGTTTTGGGAAGTTTAGTTGCCCTGAAAACAAATTTAACTGAACTTTttaatgtaaaaattttaattacttTCATTCTGATGTGTCAAGATAAAGAGAAGGGAGGTTTTTCAAGAACGGCAATTAAAAACAATGTAAGTGGAAATAAGccctttaatttttatgataGGGAAAATTTATCCCACCAAGAAGCGGACCTCTTTCATACCTTCTTCGCCCTATGTGCTATCTCACTCATATATCACAATTTTTGCcattataaaaagaagaacagaaaaaggtTTCAGCTGTTTGGTGGAGATGTAATTCCACAACAGTTAGAGTCCACTCTCGCCCAGATGGTCAACGTGCATGTGTCCTTTGCGATGCCCCTTCGTATGACATACAGTGCTCCCTTTCCCGTAGCCGATTGCGTGTGTGATAGgtga
- a CDS encoding ER membrane protein complex subunit 6, putative, which translates to METKPTPPKQNVAIQKNILDVKLYKDSQNNERKIKHNKNSLILSKQFYGIIGGITVGILGIQGTYGFLFFSLFTVIGTLMTFSHIRNDFKSYFMKPSDIFCRDFFSGLISFILFWTLSYDLIYIF; encoded by the exons ATGGAAACGAAGCCAACCCCACCAAAGCAAAATGTAGCCATACAGAAGAATATCTTAGACGTAAAACTATACAAGGATAGCCAGAATAATGAGAGAAAAATCAAGCACAACAAAAATTCACTTATTTTGAGTAAACAATTTTATGGAATAATTGGAGGAATTACAGTTGGAATTTTAGGAATCCAAGGTACTTACggttttttattcttttccttatttactGTAATAGGAACATTAATGACTTTTTCTCATATCAGAAATGACTTTAAATCATATTTTATGAAACCATCTGACATTTTCTGCCGAGACTTTTTTAGTGGATTAATA tcttttattttattctggACCTTATCCTACGATctaatatacattttttaa
- a CDS encoding adrenodoxin-type ferredoxin, putative encodes MITKFSFFSRNNTFKRALLNKIKNKCIYFNYIRAFTTQSQEEIDVTFVNQDNYEKTVKAKVGDSILKVAHENSINIEGACDGFCACSTCHVIIDEKYYNLLPEALDNEIDMLELAPCITETSRLGCQVKLRKDLDGMKIKLPPMTRNFYVDGYVPTPH; translated from the exons ATGATTACAA AATTTAGCTTCTTCAGTAGAAACAATACATTCAAAAGGGCTCTATTGAAcaagataaaaaataagtgtatttattttaattatatcAGAGCGTTCACGACCCAGAGTCAGGAAGAAAT tGATGTCACATTCGTAAATCAAgataattatgaaaaaacagTTAAAGCAAAAGTAGGAGATAGCATATTAAAAGTTGCCCATGAAAATAGCATAAACATAGAAG GAGCGTGTGATGGTTTCTGTGCCTGTTCCACATGCCACGTGATAATTgacgaaaaatattacaacCTTCTGCCCGAAGCACTAGACAATGAAATTGATATGTTGGAACTGGCTCCATGCATAACTGAAAC TTCGAGACTAGGATGCCAGGTGAAACTCAGAAAGGATCTAGACGGAATGAAGATAAAGTTGCCCCCCATGACGAGAAATTTTTATGTAGACGGTTATGTGCCTACGCcgcattaa
- a CDS encoding thioredoxin peroxidase 2, putative, with amino-acid sequence MRILHKLGKNVFQTARRSFSLVTKQAHDFTAQGLNKNNEIINVQLSSYIGKKYCCLLFYPLNYTFVCPTEIIEFNKHVKSFEEKNVELLGISVDSVYSHLAWKNMPIEKGGIGNVNFTLVSDLNKEISKMYNVLYENSFALRGLFIIDLQGKVRHQTVNDLPLGRSVDEVLRTIDSIIHVDKTGDVCPINWKKGAKSFQPTNDSLLNYLNTEVKKE; translated from the coding sequence atgagaattTTACACAAATTGGGAAAGAACGTGTTCCAAACGGCTAGAAGAAGCTTCTCCCTGGTGACGAAGCAAGCACATGATTTTACGGCCCAGGGGTTGAACAAAAATAACGAAATTATAAATGTGCAGTTATCCTCGTACATTGGGAAGAAGTATTGCTGCCTGCTGTTTTACCCCTTAAATTACACCTTCGTATGCCCAACGGAAATAATAGAATTTAATAAGCATGTAAAATcttttgaagagaaaaatgtggaaCTGTTAGGAATATCAGTAGATTCCGTATACAGCCATTTGGCATGGAAAAATATGCCCattgaaaaaggaggaatagGCAATGTCAACTTTACACTAGTGTCAGAtctaaataaagaaatatcAAAAATGTATAATGTGCTGTACGAGAATTCTTTCGCATTGAGAGGGTTATTTATAATCGACTTACAAGGTAAGGTTAGACATCAAACTGTTAATGATTTACCTCTTGGAAGAAGTGTGGATGAAGTTTTAAGGACAATAGATTCGATTATTCATGTAGATAAGACTGGTGATGTGTGTCCAATTAACTGGAAAAAGGGAGCCAAGTCATTTCAGCCAACAAATGATTCTCTCCTGAATTATTTAAACACAGaggtgaagaaggaataa
- a CDS encoding SUN domain-containing protein, putative has product MSAGASNTSGNPRGRGGRGSKLSKNNHIAQNASSVANSGNSANNGNAQNTLHGLNPPSHKGLVESEISEVGLPATDRSDDNNSTIDNDERNTLIHVLHSYEDFQKKNMNYGKVNPYRKRESQLSKMRKSIVKLFTISDIRLDESEPNGNADNNAYSISASKRKDKAHSSNFLTSRAAMWNEIENNDDPEYDLKLESSKNKSIIDIVTHYLNVLINDIINDKKGITYIAILMIILSVLITCISGVMTLFNNKTGEKNNFNLHTTKNNYDDINKFMNYIKLGNEENNRSEFLRLYQLLEEFKTSMNQNMNENMNTILINKKENHALYELNANMENKLKELEKKLLLNTKDIDYFKIHSKKEVENFKKILQENYQSFQNKLKDYVKTVDTIKKDIHKKNSLLNDVEKKMNKSQMDIKKDVSDRVENEKRGLLNTISELQKKIKWIESKLAFHASNSHDPLQLDNPAQGGLMHENDQAEARERQIEQRIATWNEEHVDLIQDIQKELNLLKESAKKSTNFLDDVLPSFEHKILKNVESKIKYYLEMYKKDIINEITESKVIYNEEKYKTITLKQEKMQSELLKTISSQIKAQTKIIKDDLNKSLHTMVDQKQIKMDNEYPVKSAKVNYDILDMLQKKVDELYNEFILDYNEIDWALESLGARIVYKMTSSPLNRNDFIEKFLNQIASYLPSEEIYGMIKPMGKDPSIILKPSNFPGDCFSFNGSKGKITIHLPATIDVSSISIQHVHENISNNSNATPKYFSVYGVVDSNWPEHFESQDINYDDFKNSSLYSCLHSVYGNLQPKEILDKWLKGNKNPGLLHLGDFYFDRKKRISTYPTKHCFPMKRIIFEFTENYGAPYTCVYRLKVHGKRCIRKFK; this is encoded by the exons ATGTCCGCAGGGGCGAGCAACACAAGCGGGAACCCCAGGGGGAGGGGTGGCAGAGGGAGTAAACTCTCCAAAAATAACCACATTGCCCAAAATGCCTCCAGTGTAGCAAACAGCGGTAATAGCGCAAATAACGGAAACGCCCAAAACACCCTGCATGGATTGAACCCGCCGAGCCACAAAGGCTTAGTGGAGAGCGAAATCTCGGAAGTCGGCCTGCCGGCCACAGATCGCTCAGATGATAACAACAGCACAATCGACAATGACGAGAGGAACACGCTAATACATGTGCTACACAGTTATGAAGACTtccagaagaaaaatatgaactacGGGAAGGTAAACCCGtacagaaaaagggaatctCAATTAAGCAAAATGAGAAAGTCGATTGTCAAGTTATTTACCATCAGTGATATACGGCTGGACGAAAGTGAACCCAATGGAAACGCAGATAATAACGCATATTCCATTAGTGCTTCTAAGAGGAAGGATAAAGCGCATAGCTCGAATTTCCTAACGAGCAGAGCAGCCATGTGGAATGAAATAGAAAACAACGACGACCCAGAATACGACTTAAAGTTAGAAagttcaaaaaataaatcaatcATTGATATAGTAACACATTATTTAAATGTCCTAATAAATGATATcataaatgataaaaaaggaataacctACATAGCCATTTTGATGATTATTCTGTCTGTGCTGATTACCTGCATTTCAGGAGTGATGACCCTGTTTAACAATaaaacaggagaaaaaaataatttcaatTTACACACaacgaaaaataattatgatgatataaataaatttatgaATTACATAAAATTGGGAAATGAAGAGAACAATCGGAGTGAGTTTTTACGACTGTATCAACTGCTGGAAGAATTCAAAACTAGTATGAACCAAAATATgaatgaaaatatgaacaccATATTGattaacaaaaaggagaaccaTGCATTATACGAATTAAATGCTaacatggaaaataaattaaaagagttggaaaaaaaactgctcCTTAATACAAAAGATATTGACTACTTTAAAATTCATTCTAAGAAAGAggtagaaaattttaaaaaaatattgcaaGAAAATTACCAGTCTTTTCAAAACAAACTTAAGGATTACGTTAAAACGGTCGACACTATTAAGAAGGATATTCATAAAAAGAATTCCCTCCTTAAtgatgtggaaaaaaaaatgaacaaaagtCAAATGGATATTAAGAAAGACGTGTCTGATCGAGTGGAGAATGAGAAAAGGGGCTTGCTCAACACCATCAGCGAGCtacaaaagaaaataaagtggATTGAGTCTAAGCTCGCCTTCCATGCATCGAATTCGCATGACCCCTTGCAGTTGGATAATCCAGCACAGGGAGGGTTGATGCATGAAAATGACCAAGCAGAGGCGCGCGAAAGACAAATCGAGCAACGCATAGCCACGTGGAACGAAGAACATGTAGACCTCATACAGGATATACAGAAAGAACTAAATCTACTAAAAGAGAGTGCAAAAAAATCGACGAACTTTTTGGATGACGTCTTGCCTTCATTTGaacataaaatattaaaaaatgtagaaagcAAAATTAAATACTATCtagaaatgtacaaaaaggaTATCATAAACGAAATCACCGAATCGAAAGTAATATataatgaagagaaatatAAAACCATAACACTGaagcaagaaaaaatgcaatccGAGTTGTTAAAAACTATTAGTAGTCAAATAAAGGCACAAacgaaaattataaaagatGATTTGAATAAATCCCTGCATACCATGGTAGATCagaagcaaataaaaatggacaatgAGTATCCAGTTAAAAGTGCCAAAGTCAATTATGACATCTTAGATatgctacaaaaaaaagtagacgAACTGTACAATGAATTCATCTTAGATTATAACGAAATCGATTGGGCTTTAGAATCTTTAGGAGCCAGAATCGTTTACAAAATGACAAGTTCGCCTCTGAATCGAAATGACTTCATCGAGAAGTTTCTAAATCAAATTGCTTCCTACTTACCATCGGAAGAAATATATGGAATGATCAAACCGATGGGGAAAGATCCGTCTATCATTTTAAAGCCTTCAAATTTCCCAGGTGATTGTTTCTCCTTCAAtggaagtaaaggaaaaataacaatTCACTTACCAGCCACTATTGATGTCTCATCCATTTCCATACAACACGTGCACGAAAATATTAGTAACAACTCTAATGCTACTCCCAAGTATTTTTCAGTTTACGGGGTTGTGGATTCAAACTGGCCTGAGCATTTTGAATCACAGGATATTAACTACGATGACTTTAAAAACAGCTCCCTCTACTCCTGCCTCCATTCCGTTTATGGGAATTTGCAACCTAAGGAAATTCTAGACAAGTGGCTCAAAGGCAACAAGAACCCTGGCCTCCTGCACCTCGGCGATTTCTACTTCGACCGAAAGAAACGAATTTCCACCTACCCAACGAAGCACTGTTTCCCGATGAAGCG AATAATTTTTGAGTTCACCGAAAACTATGGCGCTCCTTACACATGCGTCTACAGACTGAAGGTACATGGAAAAAGATGCATCCGGAAATTCAAGTAG